In Bacteroidia bacterium, one DNA window encodes the following:
- a CDS encoding M43 family zinc metalloprotease, whose product MITKTTFQSILFATVATVFINNAHAQTHHVCGSDQTLEEWRKENPTIFNDAETAGSSTTNGRRTKVTIPVVFHIIHANGPENIPDSKIFDQIKILNEDYSATNPDVGNVRNSLHAPFAPLVANFEIEFVLAKRDPQGRCTNGIERIYSTIGTNARDNVKELVLWPPDRYLNIWVVTSINSSGAKGTVLGFANFPWMTPSKDGVVIIASEVGYSGFDQGRTLTHEVGHYLGLLHTFQGGCTFPNDRVDDTPLVKEEFTNTSCPPTGNSCFYDASGKVVLDTMYDQWENYMDYSHGCQVMFTHGQKERVDFYLTSKEFSRHKLYSEENLEFTGISGSASKPVASFRANKTVICAGSQIQFSSIPCAGINITNRTWTFEGADVTTSSDVNPLVTYSNPGKFAVKLKVSNSSGEDEFEIKQYIQVHAATTPQVGLFEGFEEAKGNSFTSSGLYQVAEPGYYPFEVVKNISYDGNVSLKAPINSFNFAYRYAVESPGLDMTKMGGTPILSFMVAHARRDATIQDVVRVYVSQDCGATWQQVVQRNSTFLSTYPGFGVGVVPQTQDDWKRYDCPLNSYSNATNLKIRIVAESGGGNPIYIDNINLSQYYTSVPTLDKPLDVVIFPNPSNSNFTIQLASVNANTFARISIVDINGKEIALLNSNKIQGHNLAIEINPKDYNISAGLYFVKIFTDEGISTKKLIITD is encoded by the coding sequence ATGATCACAAAGACTACATTCCAATCTATTCTATTCGCAACAGTCGCAACTGTCTTTATCAATAATGCCCACGCACAAACTCACCATGTTTGCGGTTCTGATCAAACATTAGAAGAATGGAGAAAAGAGAATCCTACCATATTTAACGATGCGGAAACCGCTGGAAGTTCTACTACCAATGGAAGACGTACAAAGGTTACAATCCCTGTTGTTTTTCATATTATTCATGCAAATGGACCAGAGAACATTCCGGACTCCAAGATATTTGATCAAATAAAAATTTTAAATGAAGATTATAGCGCAACAAATCCTGATGTTGGCAATGTAAGAAATTCTTTACATGCACCTTTTGCTCCGCTTGTTGCGAACTTTGAAATAGAATTTGTACTCGCAAAGAGAGATCCACAAGGCAGATGTACCAATGGTATAGAAAGAATTTATTCAACAATTGGAACCAATGCCAGAGATAATGTAAAAGAATTAGTTCTTTGGCCTCCGGATCGTTATTTAAATATATGGGTAGTTACTTCAATTAACTCTTCCGGTGCAAAAGGTACTGTATTAGGTTTTGCTAATTTCCCATGGATGACCCCGTCTAAAGATGGCGTTGTTATCATTGCGAGCGAAGTTGGTTATTCCGGTTTTGATCAAGGGCGAACTCTGACACACGAAGTCGGGCACTATTTAGGACTCCTGCACACGTTTCAAGGTGGCTGTACCTTCCCTAATGACCGTGTAGATGACACTCCCTTAGTGAAAGAAGAATTCACAAACACATCTTGCCCTCCCACCGGCAATAGTTGTTTCTATGATGCAAGTGGAAAAGTTGTTTTAGACACTATGTATGACCAATGGGAAAACTACATGGACTATTCACATGGTTGTCAAGTAATGTTCACTCATGGACAAAAAGAAAGAGTTGATTTTTACCTTACAAGTAAAGAATTTTCCAGACATAAACTTTATTCTGAAGAAAACCTTGAATTCACAGGCATTTCCGGTTCTGCCTCAAAACCGGTTGCAAGTTTCAGAGCAAACAAGACAGTAATTTGTGCGGGCAGTCAAATTCAGTTCTCATCAATTCCTTGTGCCGGTATCAATATTACAAATAGAACATGGACATTTGAAGGAGCGGATGTAACCACTTCTTCTGATGTTAATCCATTAGTTACATATTCAAATCCCGGTAAATTTGCTGTAAAACTTAAAGTTAGCAACTCATCAGGCGAAGACGAATTTGAAATCAAACAATATATTCAGGTTCATGCTGCTACAACCCCTCAAGTAGGCCTTTTTGAAGGCTTTGAGGAAGCTAAAGGAAACTCATTTACTAGTTCAGGTTTATACCAAGTTGCAGAACCCGGATATTATCCTTTTGAAGTTGTAAAAAACATCAGCTATGACGGCAATGTTAGTTTAAAAGCACCTATTAACTCTTTCAATTTTGCCTACAGATATGCTGTTGAGTCACCCGGGCTTGACATGACTAAGATGGGTGGCACTCCAATACTGTCTTTTATGGTTGCGCATGCAAGAAGAGATGCTACAATCCAGGATGTTGTAAGAGTATATGTTTCTCAAGACTGTGGTGCTACATGGCAACAAGTGGTACAGCGCAATAGCACTTTCCTTTCTACTTATCCAGGATTTGGAGTTGGTGTTGTCCCACAGACACAGGATGATTGGAAACGTTATGATTGTCCTTTAAATAGCTATAGCAATGCTACTAATCTCAAAATTAGAATTGTTGCTGAAAGTGGTGGAGGTAACCCAATTTACATTGATAATATAAATTTAAGTCAATACTACACTTCCGTTCCTACACTTGACAAACCACTCGATGTTGTAATTTTCCCCAACCCAAGTAACAGCAACTTTACAATTCAATTAGCGTCTGTGAATGCAAATACCTTTGCTAGAATCTCAATAGTTGATATCAATGGAAAAGAAATAGCATTATTAAACAGCAATAAAATTCAGGGACATAATCTTGCAATTGAAATTAACCCTAAAGACTATAACATCAGTGCCGGTTTATACTTTGTTAAAATTTTTACTGACGAAGGAATATCAACTAAGAAATTGATAATTACTGATTAA
- a CDS encoding dicarboxylate/amino acid:cation symporter, whose product MKKIALHWKILIGLIAGIIWAFSSIYFGFNSFTQDWLSPFGVIFLNLLKLIAIPLVMFSIITGIAELSDLTKLGRMGTRALIIFGITTFIAIIVGLGVVNLFEPGKTIPIEQKIKNRITYEKWAQSTPDIHLIDNKNILSDPKYSNEVSESGNESTLNNSKLAEKIEVATKTKQQSPLSFLVEIVPDNIVNSLSNNTLLLQIIFFSIIFGIAIKKIPKQYSENLTFFFGGLNHIYLKMVDIVMSFSPFFVFCLMAGNMTEMASNMTELIDILSVLLKYSIVVVSGLSILLFIIYPSLYIFLGVQQPENKSFISRYKFFFKSMGPAQLLAFSTSSSAATLPVTIECVSNNLKVSKETTSFILPIGAIVNMDGTALYQAVAIVFLAQLHWIDLTIAQQMTIVLTTALASIGAASIPSSGLIMLIMVLQSVHLNPAWIAIILPIDRILDMCRTVINVTGDSITATIVEKTEQKTNNLSR is encoded by the coding sequence GTGAAAAAAATAGCATTGCATTGGAAAATACTCATTGGGTTAATAGCTGGGATAATTTGGGCATTTAGTTCAATATACTTTGGATTTAATTCATTCACTCAAGACTGGCTCTCTCCTTTTGGAGTCATTTTTTTGAATTTGCTCAAACTAATCGCCATCCCATTAGTCATGTTTTCAATTATTACAGGAATTGCTGAACTTTCTGACCTTACAAAACTCGGACGAATGGGGACAAGAGCACTCATTATTTTCGGAATCACAACATTCATTGCTATCATTGTTGGACTTGGAGTTGTGAATCTTTTTGAACCGGGAAAAACAATCCCTATCGAGCAAAAAATAAAAAACCGTATCACATACGAAAAATGGGCGCAATCCACTCCCGACATTCATTTAATTGACAACAAAAACATTTTGTCGGATCCAAAATACTCCAATGAAGTATCAGAAAGTGGTAATGAAAGCACATTGAACAATAGCAAACTTGCAGAAAAAATTGAGGTTGCAACAAAAACAAAACAACAATCTCCGCTTTCATTCTTAGTGGAAATTGTTCCGGACAATATTGTAAACTCCCTGTCTAACAACACACTACTTCTTCAAATCATTTTCTTTTCAATCATTTTTGGCATTGCAATCAAAAAAATTCCTAAACAATATAGCGAAAATCTTACTTTCTTCTTTGGCGGATTGAATCATATTTACCTTAAGATGGTAGATATTGTAATGTCATTTTCTCCTTTTTTTGTTTTCTGCTTGATGGCAGGGAACATGACCGAAATGGCTTCTAACATGACCGAACTGATAGACATACTTTCTGTTTTACTCAAATACAGCATAGTAGTAGTATCAGGACTCTCAATCCTTTTGTTCATAATTTATCCTTCACTTTATATCTTTTTAGGTGTCCAACAACCTGAGAACAAGAGTTTTATATCTCGTTATAAATTTTTCTTTAAATCAATGGGACCTGCCCAACTCCTTGCATTTTCAACAAGCTCAAGTGCAGCAACCCTACCCGTTACAATAGAATGTGTTAGCAACAATTTAAAAGTTTCCAAAGAGACGACCAGTTTTATTTTACCTATAGGTGCTATTGTCAACATGGATGGCACTGCTTTATACCAAGCGGTAGCCATAGTGTTTTTAGCTCAACTACATTGGATTGATTTGACCATAGCACAACAAATGACCATTGTATTAACGACTGCATTGGCATCCATTGGTGCAGCATCAATCCCAAGTTCCGGACTCATTATGCTTATCATGGTTTTGCAGTCTGTACACCTCAATCCCGCATGGATTGCAATCATTCTACCAATTGACAGAATTTTAGATATGTGTCGAACAGTAATCAATGTTACCGGAGACTCAATTACAGCCACAATTGTTGAGAAAACAGAACAGAAAACAAACAATTTAAGCCGTTAG
- a CDS encoding peptidylprolyl isomerase, with the protein MKILKVQLMTMALLLSATVFCQHNDDVVFSYGNHKVTYDEFKRGFLKNQSIEKKQITQKDINDYLNLYINFKLKVQDAYDKQFDTLPSFKNELVMYRKQIARPFLTDKTVNEHLMQEAYSRMKEEVDASHILIVVKNFDNPLDTMKARKLLDSIRNLIIEGKMDFATAAEKYSQDPSAKYNKGELGYFTAFEMVYPFESMAYNTKVGDVSPVFRTDFGYHILKVNNKRPADGDIKVSHIMIKLNQNATQQEIAQAMEKANSIYSKINSGEKTFEEMVKLYSEDNTSSATGGELQWFKRTSQYPIEFKEAAFSLKHDGDISKPVKTNYGVHIIKRISLRPIESYDKVLGTLSQRISRDSRSQQNTEVVFARVSKELNLKEGEKVLKKFIKSFAKDQTLTEGKWKYVADKNATKIILSYADQKLTVADFAKFIEGAQSPAENANKEGLIKKYFKEFQVVSLMNYYENNLEKFSPDFQHLLQEYKEGILLFSLMDEMIWTKSMQDSIGLQEFYNANKQRYQWGERFDADIFIVSNVEIEKKISQMIAKGIASDSIINYYKKADPLALSVKKGKFSKGEDPAVDLLFDKADAKNTKGNYYTELKEGSTLYIVRANKFLPPSLKELDEIRGHVTSDYQSELESHWIESLKMKYPVSVNMEVVNRLQQEK; encoded by the coding sequence ATGAAGATATTAAAAGTTCAATTGATGACAATGGCTTTGCTATTGTCTGCAACAGTTTTTTGCCAACATAATGATGATGTGGTTTTTTCCTACGGAAACCATAAAGTTACTTATGATGAGTTTAAGAGAGGGTTCTTAAAAAATCAGTCAATAGAAAAAAAGCAGATAACCCAAAAAGATATCAATGATTATTTGAACCTTTATATCAACTTTAAACTAAAGGTTCAAGATGCTTATGATAAGCAATTTGACACATTGCCGAGTTTTAAAAATGAGTTAGTAATGTATAGGAAGCAAATTGCCCGACCATTTCTTACTGACAAAACGGTAAATGAGCATTTAATGCAAGAAGCGTACAGTCGAATGAAGGAAGAGGTTGATGCATCTCATATTTTGATTGTTGTAAAGAATTTTGATAATCCATTGGACACAATGAAGGCGCGTAAGCTTTTAGATAGTATTCGTAATTTAATTATTGAAGGTAAAATGGATTTTGCAACAGCAGCTGAGAAATACTCTCAAGACCCTTCTGCAAAATACAACAAAGGTGAGTTAGGGTATTTTACGGCATTTGAGATGGTTTATCCTTTTGAGTCTATGGCATATAATACGAAAGTAGGAGATGTAAGCCCTGTCTTTAGAACAGATTTTGGTTATCATATTCTAAAAGTCAATAATAAGCGTCCGGCAGATGGAGATATCAAAGTGTCGCATATCATGATTAAATTAAATCAGAATGCAACTCAACAAGAAATTGCGCAAGCAATGGAAAAAGCAAACAGCATATATTCAAAAATTAATTCAGGTGAGAAAACATTTGAAGAAATGGTAAAACTTTATTCAGAAGATAACACTTCTTCTGCAACAGGAGGCGAGCTACAATGGTTTAAGCGCACAAGTCAATATCCAATTGAGTTCAAAGAAGCAGCCTTTAGTTTGAAACATGATGGGGATATATCTAAACCCGTAAAGACTAATTATGGCGTACACATTATAAAACGCATTTCACTCAGACCGATTGAATCTTATGATAAAGTTTTGGGTACCTTGTCCCAACGCATTAGCAGAGATTCGCGTTCTCAACAAAATACAGAAGTGGTGTTTGCGCGTGTTAGCAAAGAGTTAAATCTGAAAGAGGGTGAAAAAGTGTTGAAGAAATTCATAAAGTCATTTGCAAAAGACCAAACACTTACTGAGGGCAAATGGAAGTATGTTGCAGATAAAAATGCAACGAAGATAATTCTGTCTTATGCTGACCAAAAGCTGACAGTTGCTGATTTTGCAAAATTTATTGAAGGTGCTCAAAGCCCTGCTGAAAATGCCAATAAAGAGGGATTAATCAAAAAGTATTTTAAAGAGTTTCAGGTTGTCAGCCTGATGAATTATTATGAAAATAATTTAGAGAAATTCAGTCCCGATTTTCAACATCTTCTTCAAGAATATAAAGAAGGTATCTTGTTGTTTAGTCTTATGGATGAAATGATTTGGACCAAGAGTATGCAAGATTCTATTGGTTTGCAGGAGTTCTATAATGCAAATAAGCAAAGATATCAGTGGGGTGAGAGGTTTGACGCTGACATTTTCATTGTGTCAAATGTGGAAATAGAGAAGAAGATTTCTCAGATGATAGCTAAGGGCATTGCTAGTGACAGTATTATAAATTACTACAAGAAGGCTGACCCGCTTGCCTTATCGGTTAAGAAAGGTAAGTTTTCTAAAGGTGAAGACCCTGCTGTTGATTTACTATTTGACAAGGCTGATGCAAAGAATACAAAAGGCAATTATTATACAGAATTAAAGGAAGGCTCAACTTTATATATTGTCAGAGCCAATAAGTTTTTACCTCCTTCTCTCAAAGAACTTGATGAAATTAGAGGACATGTTACCAGCGATTACCAATCTGAACTTGAAAGTCATTGGATTGAAAGTTTGAAAATGAAATATCCGGTAAGTGTTAATATGGAGGTTGTCAACAGATTGCAACAAGAAAAATAG
- the nhaD gene encoding sodium:proton antiporter NhaD yields MITFIVLVFIIGYLAITLEHSLKIDKLVPALIMMVLAWTAIAIGLDGFPNWFDSHNGRMLDGFSSMLSEQKQVLLENTLLHHFGKTSEILIFLIGAMAIVELIEYFNGFSTVKGFIKTKSRRTLLWVISILAFFLSAIIDNLTATIVLITILRKLLPENKDRIWYAGFIIIAANAGGAWTPIGDVTTTMLWIGKKVSTVKLIEYLVVPSILCLAIPLIIGSFLPVFKGEFENTEDKNPSKYSKLMLFLGLGMIVFVPIFKSITHLPPYLGMMFSFSIVAITAEILKMKQSKSGLNVLATAEHHQSPTARALSRVEMPSVLFFLGILMTVAALESLGIIFNLGQEVQHVMSNEMFIFILGAASAVIDNVPLVAASMGMFNFPMDEHIWHFIAFAAGTGGSMLIIGSAAGVVAMGMEKISFFWYLKKISWLALIGYVAGYIFMLMFHSY; encoded by the coding sequence ATGATAACATTCATTGTTCTTGTATTCATCATTGGCTATTTAGCTATCACTCTCGAGCATAGTTTAAAAATAGACAAATTAGTTCCGGCTTTAATCATGATGGTATTGGCTTGGACTGCTATTGCTATTGGCTTGGACGGATTTCCAAATTGGTTTGATTCCCACAATGGCAGAATGCTTGATGGATTTTCGAGTATGTTGTCTGAACAGAAACAAGTTTTATTAGAAAATACGTTACTGCATCATTTTGGTAAAACTTCTGAAATTTTAATTTTCCTTATTGGTGCAATGGCAATCGTGGAATTGATTGAATATTTTAATGGTTTTAGTACCGTTAAGGGATTTATCAAAACTAAGAGCAGAAGAACTTTGCTGTGGGTGATTTCAATCCTTGCATTTTTCTTGTCAGCGATTATTGACAATCTTACAGCTACAATCGTATTAATCACAATATTGCGCAAACTATTGCCTGAAAATAAAGATAGAATCTGGTATGCAGGTTTTATTATTATTGCTGCAAACGCAGGAGGCGCATGGACTCCGATTGGAGATGTTACCACTACGATGTTGTGGATTGGTAAAAAGGTATCCACTGTAAAATTAATTGAGTATTTGGTTGTCCCAAGTATATTATGTCTTGCTATTCCATTAATTATAGGCTCTTTCTTGCCGGTGTTCAAAGGGGAGTTTGAAAATACAGAAGATAAAAACCCTTCGAAATACAGTAAACTCATGTTGTTCCTTGGTTTAGGCATGATAGTATTTGTTCCGATTTTTAAATCTATTACACATTTACCACCATATCTTGGTATGATGTTTTCTTTTTCAATTGTTGCCATTACTGCTGAAATCCTAAAAATGAAACAATCCAAGTCTGGGTTGAATGTTTTGGCAACTGCCGAACATCACCAAAGCCCAACTGCGCGTGCTTTATCAAGAGTTGAAATGCCTTCTGTGTTATTCTTCCTTGGAATTTTAATGACGGTTGCAGCATTGGAATCCTTAGGTATTATTTTCAATCTCGGTCAAGAAGTGCAGCATGTAATGTCTAACGAGATGTTTATCTTTATTTTGGGAGCGGCTTCTGCTGTAATTGATAATGTCCCATTGGTAGCAGCCAGTATGGGGATGTTTAACTTCCCTATGGATGAACATATCTGGCACTTTATTGCTTTTGCAGCCGGGACAGGGGGAAGTATGTTAATCATTGGATCTGCAGCAGGTGTTGTTGCAATGGGTATGGAAAAGATTTCTTTCTTTTGGTATCTTAAAAAGATTTCATGGTTAGCACTCATTGGCTATGTGGCTGGTTACATCTTCATGTTGATGTTTCATAGTTATTAA